A region of Micromonospora pallida DNA encodes the following proteins:
- a CDS encoding phage tail tape measure protein, with amino-acid sequence MQAVQAVASAKLVPEGDAKAIEDLTVKVQAYATAWGTDVAEATQYVSTLIGSGLADNATQALDLITVASGKVPAALREDFLEAGNEYGQFFRTLGFDGSQAFALLVEASSKGKYGIDKAGDAIKEFTLRATDMSASSVGAYKAIGLDAETMSNQILKAAIRRRPPSRRSCPGCCRSRIRRRKPTPPSPCSAPRSRT; translated from the coding sequence ATGCAGGCCGTGCAGGCGGTGGCGTCCGCGAAGCTCGTACCCGAGGGCGATGCGAAGGCGATCGAGGACCTCACGGTCAAGGTGCAGGCGTACGCCACCGCGTGGGGCACCGACGTGGCCGAGGCCACGCAGTACGTGTCCACGCTGATCGGGTCCGGGCTGGCCGACAACGCCACCCAGGCACTGGACCTGATCACCGTCGCCAGCGGGAAGGTGCCGGCTGCCCTCCGGGAGGACTTCCTCGAGGCTGGGAACGAGTACGGCCAGTTCTTTCGCACCCTCGGCTTCGACGGGTCGCAGGCGTTCGCGCTGCTGGTGGAAGCCAGCTCCAAGGGCAAGTACGGCATCGACAAGGCCGGGGACGCGATCAAGGAGTTCACGCTCCGGGCGACCGACATGTCGGCCAGTTCCGTCGGGGCGTACAAGGCGATCGGCCTGGACGCCGAGACCATGTCCAACCAGATCCTGAAGGCGGCGATACGGCGCAGGCCGCCTTCCAGAAGATCGTGTCCGGGCTGCTGTCGATCAAGGATCCGACGGCGCAAGCCAACACCGCCATCGCCCTGTTCGGCACCCCGCTCGAGGACCTGA